Sequence from the Priestia megaterium genome:
CTTTAGGTGTACGTGTAAATTCATGAAATGATAATGTATTTGTTTTCATTTCCATGCCCCTTTACAGTTAATAGCTGCCTGCTAAACCGAGATGATTACACTTTGAAGTTTGATGATTCTTCTTTTATTTTAATACATCTTTTACAAATTGTTCAATCATTGCTTCAAAATAAAAAGAGGGCGGGACATAATTAACCTACGTTTACCATCACCATAAAAAAATCCGAACGAGTTGGATTCTCTATCAAGAATCTCGATTCATCGTTCGGATCTTCCTGCAGCTAAAATATTTTTGTGCCAGCCTCTTTTTTAATAGACGGACGTATTCTCTTTAGAAGTAGATTCTAAAATCTCTTTAACTCTTGCCAAGAATCTGCCGCACACCAAGCCGTCTAACACGCGGTGATCAAGTGATAAACATAAGTTAACCATATCTCGAACAGCAATCATGTTATCAATAATAACCGGACGTTTTACAATAGATTCTACTTGTAAAATAGCCGCTTGCGGGTAATTAATAATCCCCATTGATTGCACGGAACCAAATGAGCCTGTGTTGTTAACAGTAAACGTTCCGCCCTGCATGTCTTCAGACTTCAATGAACCCGTACGAACTTTTTGCGCGAGCTCTGTAATTTCACGCGCAATGCCTTTGATTGTCTTTTCATCGGCTTGTTTAATAACCGGCACAAATAAAGCATCGTCTGTTGCAACAGCAATGGATACATTAATATCTTTTTTCTGGACAATACGGTCTCCTGCCCACATTGAATTCATTTGAGGGAATTCTTTTAAAGCCTGAGCCACTGCTTTTACGAAGAACGCAAAATAAGTTAAGTTAAAACCTTCTTTTTGTTTGAACTCCGTCTTTAATGCATCACGATAAGAAACTAAGTTCGTTACATCAACTTCAACCATTGTCCATGCATGCGGAATTTCGTGTTTGCTGCGAAGCATATTTGCTGCAATAGCTTTACGCACGCCTGAAACAGGGATTTCTTGATCTCCTGCTGCAGACACAACCGGCGCGGATTGCTGCGTTTTTGGAGCAGCTGCCGCTACGGGTGCTTCTGGCTGAACTGTTGATGCAGGTGTTTCTTTCACTTCAGCAGCTCCACCTTTTTCAATAACAGCTAAAATATCTTTTCTCGTAATGCGGCCGCCCGCACCTGTTCCTGTCACGGTATCTAAATTAATATTATGCTCTTGTGACAGACGCATAACAGCTGGAGAGTATCGGCTTTTATTGGATTGACTGTCCGCTGTTTTTGGCGCTGATTCTTCTACAGTCTTATCAGACGTTTTCTGTTCTTTTTGAGGTACAGTTCCTTCTACTTCAATTAAACAAATCACTTCTCCTACAGGCAAAGTATCATCTTCACCTGCAATTAACTCTTTAATTGTTCCACTAAAAGAAGAAGGCACTTCAGCATTTACTTTATCCGTCATGACTTCAGCTAACGGGTCGTACTTATTTACGTGATCTCCAACAGAAACGAGCCATTTGCTAATTGTACCTTCTGTTACACTTTCACCGAGCTGCGGCATCGTAATTTTTTCAATAGCCAATTGATACAACTCCTTTTAAAATTGAGCTAATTCTCTCATTGCTTTTTCTACTTTATCTGGATTCACCATAAAATATTTTTCCATTGTTGGTGCATACGGCATAGCTGGAACATCAGGGCCAGCAAGGCGCTGAATTGGAGCATCTAAATCGAATAAGCAGTGTTCAGCAATAATAGCTGCTACTTCGCTCATGATGCTGCCTTCTTTGTTGTCTTCCGTTAAAAGCAGTACTTTACCTGTTTTAGAGGCTGCTTCAATAATAGCTTCTTTATCAAGCGGATAGACCGTTCTTAAATCTAAGATGTGTGTTGAAATACCGTCTGCTTCTAGTTTTTCAGCAGCTTGAAGAGCAAAGTGTACACAAAGACCATATGTAATAACCGTGATGTCGTCTCCTTCTCTCTTTACATCTGCTTTGCCAATCGGAAGTACATAATCATCTTCAGGGACTTCTCCTTTAATCAAACGGTACGCACGCTTATGCTCAAAGAAAAGAACTGGATCATCATCACGAATAGCTGCTTTTAATAATCCTTTTACATCATAAGGCGTAGAAGGCATCACAATCTTTAACCCTGGCGTATTGGCAAATAGTGCTTCAACAGATTGAGAATGATAAAGAGCACCGTGAACTCCGCCGCCGTAAGGAGCTCGAATTGTAATTGGACAACTCCAATCATTATTAGAACGATAGCGAATTTTCGCTGCTTCTGACACAATTTGATTGACTGCAGGCATAATAAAATCAGCAAATTGCATTTCAGCAATCGGACGCATTCCGTACATTGCCGCTCCGATTCCTACCCCTGCAATGGCCGACTCTGCAAGAGGTGTGTCAATGACTCTTTCTTCTCCGAACTGTTCGTACAGTCCGTTGGTTGCTTTAAATACGCCGCCTTTTTTCCCTACGTCTTCTCCTAATACAAACACGCGGGAATCTCTTTCCATTTCTTCACGAATGGCCATTGTTACTGCATCAATATATGAAATAACCGGCATATGTTTTCCTCCTTACTCACCGTACACGTATTTTAAAGCTGATTCCGCTTCTGCATAAGGAGCGTTTTCAGCATAATCTGTTGCATCATTAACAATGTTCATAATATCATCAAGCATTTGTTTTTCTCGTTCATCGGTTAACACGTTAACCTCTTTTAAATAAGTCGCAAAGTACGCAAGCGGATCACTCTTTTTAGCTTCAGACAATTCTTCTGCTCCGCGATATGCACGATCATCGTCATCACTTGAATGGGCAGTCAAACGCTCTGAAACAGTTTCAATAAGAGTAGGCCCTTCTCCTCTGGATGCACGATCTCTTGCTTCTTTTACCACTCGGTATACTTCAAGGACGTCGTTTCCATCAATTGTGTAGCCTGGCATACCATATCCAATCGCACGATCAGATACTTTTGCGCATCCTAGCTGCTTTTCAACCGGAACAGAAATCGCATACTTGTTATTTTCACACATAAAGATAACAGGAAGCTTATGAACACCTGCAAAGTTCGCGCCTTCGTGGAAATCTCCTTGGTTAGAAGATCCTTCTCCAAACGTGACAAACGTTACTAAGTCTTTTTTCTCCAATCGTCCTGCTAAAGCGATTCCTACTGCATGAGGCACCTGTGTTGTAACTGGAGAAGATCCTGTTACAATTCGCTTTTCCTTATGGCCAAAGTGACCTGGCATTTGACGACCTCCTGAGTTTGGATCTTCTGCCTTAGCAAACCCAGAAAGCATTAAATCGCGCGCGGTCATTCCAAATGCTAGCACAACACCCAGATCGCGGTAATAAGGTAATATGTAATCATTCTCTCTGTTTAAGGCAAAAGCTGCGCCAACTTGAGCAGCTTCTTGACCTTGACATGAAATAACAAAAGGCACCTTCCCTGCACGATTTAATAGCCACATACGCTCATCAATTTTTCGTGCAAGCAGCATAGTGCGGTACATTTCAAGTACTTGTTCATCAGTTAATCCTAATGATTCATGACGGTTTTTTGTCATGTTTAAACCTCCTTTAATCATCAAAAATGAATCGCTTTTCCATCTACAGCTAATGAAGCTTCTCCCATCGCTTCTGAAAGGCTAGGGTGAGGATGAATGGTATGAGCAATTTCCCATGGTGTAGCATCCAATACCTTTGCAAGACCTGCTTCAGAGATCATATCCGTCACGTGAGGTCCAATCATATGCACACCAAGGACATCATTTGTGTCGGCATCAGCAATAATTTTAACAAATCCCTCTGCCTCTCCATATACAAGAGCTTTTCCAACGGCCTTAAACGGAAACTTTCCAATCTTCAGCTGAAACCCTTGCTGTTTTGCTTCTTGTTCTGTTAATCCTACACTTGCTGCCTCCGGGCTGCTGTATACGCATTTAGAGATTGTTGTATAATCAATCTTCAAAGGCTTTTCACCATGTAAATGCTCAACAGCTACAATTCCTTCGTGAGAAGCTACATGTGCAAGCTGCAGTCCGCCAATCACATCTCCAATTGCGTAGATATGAGATTCTTTCGTTTGATAAAAATCATTCGTGGCAATCACACCGTTTTCTACTACAATATCGGTATTCTCGAGACCAATTCCTTCGACATTCGCTTGACGCCCTACAGATACAAGCAGCTTTTCTGCTTCATATTCTTGCATATCGTCTCCTACTTGAGCCGAAATTTTCACCTGACCACCAATAGACAGTGTATCAGCCATTACTTTAGCAGAAGTAATAATGGTAACTCCTTTTGCTTTTAAAAGCTTCGTCATTTCACGGGAGATATCTTGATCTTCTGTTGGTAAAATTCGATCGCTGTATTCAACAACCGTTACATCAACATTAAAATCTGTGAGCATTGACGCCCATTCAATTCCGATGACGCCGCCTCCCACAATAATAATAGAAGCAGGAAGTGTTTCCATCTTTAATGCTTCATCTGAAGTGATTACTTTCTCTCCGTCAATCGTTAAACCAGGTAATGTTCTAGGACGAGACCCTGTTGCGACAATTACATTCTTTGGAATAAGCATTTCGTTTTCTTCACCGCTTTTTAATTCGACGGAGATGGTTCCTGGCATAGGAGAAAAAATAGAAGGTCCTAAAATACGTCCAATTCCTTCATATACGTCAATTTTACCTTTTTTCATTAGCTGTTTGACACCATTATGTAACTGTGAAACAATTTCTGACTTTCGTTCTTGTACACGTGCATAGTTCAATAGTACATTGGAAGTTTCTACGCCAAATTCACTGCTTTTCTTAGCCGTTTGATAGACTTCTGCACTTCTTAGTAAAGCTTTGCTTGGGATACACCCTGCGTGCAGGCATGTGCCGCCTAACTTATTTTTTTCCACAACCGCTACCGATAGACCTAACTGAGAGGCACGAATAGCTGCTACGTACCCTCCGGTTCCACCGCCGAGAATGACCAAATCATATTCTTTTGCCACACTGCTTCACACCTTTCTGCAAACGCTATTAAGCGCCTTTATATTCCTTCACTTCTTCTTCACCTGTAAGCACTCGGAGAGCCCCTTCAGCTAGCGCTTGAAGCTCATTTTCTCCAGGATAAACAATGACATCTGCAATCCACTTTACATGATTAATAATCAGCTCAACAAACGCTTTTGAATAAGCAATGCCTCCCGTTAAAATAATGGCATCTACTTTTCCATGCAAAACCGTACTGGCAGCTCCAATTTCCTTCGAAATTTGATAAGCCATTGCTTCGTAGATAAGCTTAGCTTTTTCGTTTCCATTTTTCACTAGCGCTTCGACTTTCTGCACGTCAGATGTGCCCAAATAACCGACAAGCCCGCCTTTTCCTACAAGCATTTTCATAATCTCCTCGCGGTAATACTGACCTGAAAAGCAAAGACGAACTAATTCACCAACCGGTACACCCCCAGCGCGCTCTGGACTAAAAGGACCGTCGCCGTGCAGGCCATTGTTCACATCAATTACTTTTCCGCGTTGGTGAACTCCAACTGTAATGCCTCCACCCATATGGGTAACAATAACGTTCATTTGTTCATATGTGCTATTCATTTCTTTAGCCACTTTTCGAGCAACCGATTTTTGATTCAGCGCGTGAAAGATGC
This genomic interval carries:
- the lpdA gene encoding dihydrolipoyl dehydrogenase codes for the protein MAKEYDLVILGGGTGGYVAAIRASQLGLSVAVVEKNKLGGTCLHAGCIPSKALLRSAEVYQTAKKSSEFGVETSNVLLNYARVQERKSEIVSQLHNGVKQLMKKGKIDVYEGIGRILGPSIFSPMPGTISVELKSGEENEMLIPKNVIVATGSRPRTLPGLTIDGEKVITSDEALKMETLPASIIIVGGGVIGIEWASMLTDFNVDVTVVEYSDRILPTEDQDISREMTKLLKAKGVTIITSAKVMADTLSIGGQVKISAQVGDDMQEYEAEKLLVSVGRQANVEGIGLENTDIVVENGVIATNDFYQTKESHIYAIGDVIGGLQLAHVASHEGIVAVEHLHGEKPLKIDYTTISKCVYSSPEAASVGLTEQEAKQQGFQLKIGKFPFKAVGKALVYGEAEGFVKIIADADTNDVLGVHMIGPHVTDMISEAGLAKVLDATPWEIAHTIHPHPSLSEAMGEASLAVDGKAIHF
- a CDS encoding alpha-ketoacid dehydrogenase subunit beta; protein product: MPVISYIDAVTMAIREEMERDSRVFVLGEDVGKKGGVFKATNGLYEQFGEERVIDTPLAESAIAGVGIGAAMYGMRPIAEMQFADFIMPAVNQIVSEAAKIRYRSNNDWSCPITIRAPYGGGVHGALYHSQSVEALFANTPGLKIVMPSTPYDVKGLLKAAIRDDDPVLFFEHKRAYRLIKGEVPEDDYVLPIGKADVKREGDDITVITYGLCVHFALQAAEKLEADGISTHILDLRTVYPLDKEAIIEAASKTGKVLLLTEDNKEGSIMSEVAAIIAEHCLFDLDAPIQRLAGPDVPAMPYAPTMEKYFMVNPDKVEKAMRELAQF
- a CDS encoding thiamine pyrophosphate-dependent dehydrogenase E1 component subunit alpha; translation: MTKNRHESLGLTDEQVLEMYRTMLLARKIDERMWLLNRAGKVPFVISCQGQEAAQVGAAFALNRENDYILPYYRDLGVVLAFGMTARDLMLSGFAKAEDPNSGGRQMPGHFGHKEKRIVTGSSPVTTQVPHAVGIALAGRLEKKDLVTFVTFGEGSSNQGDFHEGANFAGVHKLPVIFMCENNKYAISVPVEKQLGCAKVSDRAIGYGMPGYTIDGNDVLEVYRVVKEARDRASRGEGPTLIETVSERLTAHSSDDDDRAYRGAEELSEAKKSDPLAYFATYLKEVNVLTDEREKQMLDDIMNIVNDATDYAENAPYAEAESALKYVYGE
- the buk gene encoding butyrate kinase, with the protein product MHEYRMLIINPGSTSTKIGVFHNDKPIFDRTIRYDSQQMNQFETIYAQYEFRKNSILEALDEEGINLSKLSAVCGRGGLLRPIEGGTYEVNQAMLKDLKDGYAGHHASNLGGILAFEIASGLNIPAYIVDPVVVDELSDIARISGTPFMERKSIFHALNQKSVARKVAKEMNSTYEQMNVIVTHMGGGITVGVHQRGKVIDVNNGLHGDGPFSPERAGGVPVGELVRLCFSGQYYREEIMKMLVGKGGLVGYLGTSDVQKVEALVKNGNEKAKLIYEAMAYQISKEIGAASTVLHGKVDAIILTGGIAYSKAFVELIINHVKWIADVIVYPGENELQALAEGALRVLTGEEEVKEYKGA
- a CDS encoding dihydrolipoamide acetyltransferase family protein; amino-acid sequence: MAIEKITMPQLGESVTEGTISKWLVSVGDHVNKYDPLAEVMTDKVNAEVPSSFSGTIKELIAGEDDTLPVGEVICLIEVEGTVPQKEQKTSDKTVEESAPKTADSQSNKSRYSPAVMRLSQEHNINLDTVTGTGAGGRITRKDILAVIEKGGAAEVKETPASTVQPEAPVAAAAPKTQQSAPVVSAAGDQEIPVSGVRKAIAANMLRSKHEIPHAWTMVEVDVTNLVSYRDALKTEFKQKEGFNLTYFAFFVKAVAQALKEFPQMNSMWAGDRIVQKKDINVSIAVATDDALFVPVIKQADEKTIKGIAREITELAQKVRTGSLKSEDMQGGTFTVNNTGSFGSVQSMGIINYPQAAILQVESIVKRPVIIDNMIAVRDMVNLCLSLDHRVLDGLVCGRFLARVKEILESTSKENTSVY